The Halobellus sp. MBLA0158 genome has a window encoding:
- a CDS encoding PAS domain S-box protein, translating into MADSIRVLHVDDEPSIGDLTADFLERVDPRFEVETVTSAEAGLERLRSVDAEVDCVVSDYEMPGRDGIEFLEAVRETHSDLPFILFTGKGSEEVASDAISAGVSDYLQKSPGTEQYELLANRIRNSVERARAQRERQRHLSAIETAREGISILDENEEFVYVNEAYADLYGYDPEEMVGERWELIYRDEDIEWIENDVLPTVYEEGSWQGKTVGLRADGSTFVESHSLSKTEQGDIVCTIRDITEQQERERQLRRKTARLEALLEESPDMIDMHDAEGTILDVNRRFCEEMGASKEELVGKKVWEVDTNLDPDTLKETIRGLDLDERLSVETEFKRVDGSTFPAEVHVRRLDIQGEDRFLVITRNISEHEEQKRAIERKNEQLEVFASTVSHDLRNPLATAQGYVELARETGDDAYFEQVERSLDRMERIIGDVLWLAREGKDIGSTDRIDLAEAIEDAWEVIGGPSHRTSLEIGELGWIEADEDRLRQLLENVLVNAIEHGGETVRVEPLADGFAIEDDGPGIAVADPSRVFDRGYSTADEGTGIGLAVVREIADAHGWSVDIVEWDSGARFEFTGVAGTDPR; encoded by the coding sequence ATGGCAGACTCGATCCGGGTCCTCCACGTCGATGACGAACCGAGCATCGGCGATCTGACCGCGGACTTTCTCGAACGGGTGGACCCGCGTTTCGAGGTCGAGACCGTGACGTCGGCCGAAGCGGGGCTCGAACGGCTGCGGTCGGTCGACGCCGAGGTCGACTGCGTCGTCAGCGACTACGAGATGCCGGGACGCGACGGGATCGAGTTCCTGGAAGCGGTCAGGGAGACCCACTCGGATCTCCCGTTCATTCTGTTCACCGGGAAGGGCTCCGAGGAGGTCGCGAGCGACGCGATTTCGGCGGGCGTCTCCGATTACCTCCAGAAGAGCCCGGGCACCGAGCAGTACGAACTGCTGGCGAACCGGATCCGGAACAGCGTCGAGCGGGCCCGCGCGCAACGGGAGCGGCAGCGACACCTCAGCGCGATCGAGACCGCCAGGGAAGGCATCAGCATCCTCGACGAGAACGAGGAGTTCGTCTACGTGAACGAGGCGTACGCCGACCTCTACGGGTACGACCCCGAGGAGATGGTCGGCGAGCGCTGGGAGCTGATCTACCGCGATGAGGACATCGAGTGGATCGAAAACGACGTCCTCCCGACGGTGTACGAGGAAGGCTCCTGGCAGGGGAAGACGGTCGGGCTCCGGGCCGACGGGAGCACCTTCGTCGAGTCGCACTCGCTTTCGAAGACCGAACAGGGCGATATCGTCTGTACGATCAGGGACATCACCGAACAGCAGGAGCGCGAGCGCCAGCTCCGCCGGAAGACCGCTCGGCTGGAGGCGCTCCTCGAAGAGTCGCCGGACATGATCGATATGCACGACGCCGAGGGGACGATCCTCGACGTGAACCGTCGGTTCTGCGAGGAGATGGGCGCCTCGAAGGAGGAACTCGTCGGCAAGAAGGTCTGGGAGGTCGACACGAACCTCGACCCCGACACGCTGAAGGAGACGATCAGGGGGCTCGACCTCGACGAGCGGCTCAGCGTCGAGACCGAGTTCAAGCGGGTCGACGGCTCGACCTTCCCCGCGGAGGTTCACGTCCGCCGGCTCGACATCCAGGGCGAGGATCGCTTCCTCGTGATCACCCGCAACATCTCCGAACACGAGGAGCAAAAGCGGGCGATCGAGCGGAAAAACGAGCAGCTGGAGGTGTTCGCGAGCACCGTCAGCCACGACCTCCGGAATCCGCTGGCGACCGCCCAAGGGTACGTCGAGCTCGCCCGCGAGACCGGCGACGACGCGTACTTCGAGCAGGTCGAGCGGAGCCTCGACCGGATGGAGCGGATCATCGGCGACGTGCTGTGGCTGGCCCGCGAGGGCAAAGACATCGGGAGCACGGACCGGATCGATCTCGCGGAGGCGATCGAGGACGCCTGGGAGGTCATCGGCGGACCGAGCCACCGGACGTCCCTCGAAATCGGAGAGCTGGGGTGGATCGAAGCGGACGAAGACCGGCTCCGACAGCTGTTGGAGAACGTGTTGGTGAACGCGATCGAACACGGCGGCGAGACGGTCCGCGTGGAGCCCCTCGCCGACGGGTTCGCGATCGAAGACGACGGCCCGGGGATCGCGGTCGCGGACCCGTCGCGGGTGTTCGACCGCGGGTACTCGACCGCCGACGAGGGCACGGGGATCGGCCTCGCGGTCGTCCGCGAGATCGCGGACGCCCACGGCTGGAGCGTCGACATCGTAGAGTGGGACAGCGGCGCGCGCTTCGAGTTCACCGGCGTCGCCGGTACCGACCCGCGCTGA
- a CDS encoding NAD(P)/FAD-dependent oxidoreductase yields the protein MSDTEDGSETEGRDYEVVVVGGGPAGVQTALYTTRLGHDTAVVDRGGGRAAMMLDTHNVIGVPEETSGNEFLQTAKEQVQSYGGDVVRDFVTEIERTDDGRFRLVGNDAEFLADRVVLAVGFNDERPDPPVPRTGKGLHYCLHCDAYMFIDRPVYVMGTGEAAAHVAMIMLNFTDDVDLLLRGEDPEWSDETDEQLRAHPIEIVDAEITGMQKSDDGWLEAFEFDDGTVRRYRGGFPMYGSNYNTDLPEQLGCDLNDDGTVAVDEGMETSVDGVYAVGDITPGHNQVPVAMGEGAKAGIDIHYGLRAFPRDLDEIREHGPVGADDVPNVSERIRGAAEAFEEARAPPLDVPDAEPADDD from the coding sequence ATGAGTGACACCGAGGACGGATCCGAGACCGAGGGGCGCGACTACGAAGTGGTGGTCGTCGGCGGCGGCCCCGCGGGGGTACAGACCGCGCTGTACACGACTCGACTGGGCCACGATACGGCGGTCGTCGACCGCGGCGGGGGCCGCGCGGCGATGATGCTCGACACGCACAACGTGATCGGCGTCCCCGAGGAGACCTCGGGCAACGAGTTCCTCCAGACCGCCAAAGAGCAGGTGCAGTCCTACGGCGGCGACGTCGTCCGCGACTTCGTCACCGAGATCGAGCGGACCGACGACGGCCGCTTCCGACTCGTCGGCAACGACGCCGAGTTCCTGGCCGACCGGGTCGTCCTCGCGGTCGGCTTCAACGACGAGCGCCCCGACCCGCCCGTCCCGCGCACCGGCAAGGGGCTGCACTACTGCCTCCACTGTGATGCGTATATGTTCATCGACCGGCCGGTCTACGTGATGGGCACCGGCGAGGCCGCGGCCCACGTCGCGATGATTATGCTCAACTTCACCGACGACGTGGACCTGCTCCTCCGCGGCGAAGACCCCGAGTGGAGCGACGAGACCGACGAGCAACTCCGCGCCCACCCGATCGAGATCGTCGACGCCGAGATCACCGGGATGCAGAAGAGCGACGACGGCTGGCTGGAGGCCTTCGAGTTCGACGACGGGACGGTCCGCCGGTACCGCGGCGGCTTCCCGATGTACGGCTCGAACTACAACACCGACCTCCCCGAGCAACTGGGCTGTGACCTGAACGACGACGGGACGGTCGCCGTCGACGAGGGGATGGAGACGAGCGTCGACGGGGTCTACGCCGTTGGCGACATCACGCCCGGGCACAATCAGGTCCCCGTGGCGATGGGCGAGGGCGCGAAGGCCGGCATCGACATCCACTACGGGCTCCGGGCGTTCCCGCGCGACCTCGACGAGATCCGCGAGCACGGCCCCGTCGGCGCCGACGACGTGCCGAACGTGAGCGAGCGGATCCGCGGCGCCGCCGAGGCGTTCGAGGAGGCCCGCGCGCCGCCGCTCGACGTCCCGGACGCCGAGCCCGCAGACGACGACTGA
- a CDS encoding class I SAM-dependent methyltransferase has protein sequence MDDERSSSGGDSEAEPGRDTESVRETYDRIADHFASTREYPWPEVAAFLGREPGGGADLDDDAATLADGARPALRGRGAESIGGSGIGADDRAERVGLDLGCGNGRHAELLADVTERVLAVDASAGLLRTARRRALDRGFDARLVQGDAASLPLRGDRVDVAVYVATLHHLRPRERRVASLSELARVLRPGGRALVSVWSTAHDRFDAASGFDTTVDWTLPGGETVPRFYHIYDSAEFDADLAASDLRTVDSVVSSGNCYAVVTPERGGDGSGV, from the coding sequence ATGGACGACGAGCGGTCGTCGAGCGGCGGTGACTCCGAGGCCGAACCGGGACGGGACACCGAATCGGTCAGGGAGACCTACGACCGCATCGCCGACCACTTCGCGTCGACGCGGGAGTACCCGTGGCCGGAGGTCGCGGCGTTCCTCGGACGGGAACCGGGCGGGGGGGCCGATCTCGACGACGACGCGGCGACGCTCGCGGACGGCGCCCGACCGGCGCTCCGCGGTCGCGGCGCGGAGTCGATCGGCGGAAGTGGCATCGGGGCCGACGACCGGGCCGAGCGCGTCGGCCTCGATCTCGGCTGCGGTAACGGCCGCCACGCCGAACTCCTGGCGGACGTCACAGAGCGCGTCCTCGCGGTCGACGCCAGCGCCGGGCTCCTGCGGACCGCCCGGCGGCGAGCGCTCGACCGGGGGTTCGACGCCCGCCTCGTGCAGGGCGACGCGGCGTCGCTGCCGCTTCGTGGGGACCGCGTCGACGTCGCGGTCTACGTCGCGACGCTCCACCACCTCCGGCCGCGCGAGCGCCGGGTCGCGAGCCTCTCGGAGTTGGCACGGGTGTTGCGGCCGGGCGGCCGCGCGCTCGTCAGCGTCTGGTCGACCGCCCACGACCGCTTCGACGCCGCGTCGGGGTTCGACACGACCGTCGACTGGACGCTGCCCGGCGGCGAGACCGTGCCCCGGTTCTACCACATCTATGACTCCGCGGAGTTCGACGCGGACCTGGCCGCGAGCGACCTCCGGACGGTCGACAGCGTCGTCTCCAGCGGGAACTGCTACGCCGTCGTGACGCCCGAGCGGGGCGGCGACGGATCTGGTGTGTGA
- a CDS encoding type II secretion system F family protein, translating into MAVIELLLGYGPLVAVTLLALPVALVPVSPRARLLVTRLSLPIFGQYVERSPRRREQTARMRAAFVGESHRVFAAQTLFISGVAGVAGSVYGVYLAAVVLRSLAIEPEALRAALPEPLAFLGAIASVPDLSFLQLFALFLVASATVGTGLAALAYWGRWAYLDQRARARAIEIDTSLPGTVAFVYALSRSGMPFQAVLRTLARNQEVYGESARELAVTVRDIDAFGTDILTALQDTAERTPSDGLAEFTENLASVLSSGQSVPDFLRDQYERFQEEAEAQQRQYLELLSTFAEVYVTVLVAGPLFFLTVLVVIGLVIQNTLTLVRIVSYVAIPLLTFGFVVYVDSMTESLTVPTRGSEDATAQAIASGSPTERGAGRWEAVGEGARRGDGGTDVGADAAARANWERLAVYDRIGALRRTLSNPVGTVLESPVYSLFVTVPVGLVALALSIDGAVREAVAAFQSGATDPADAVLTLATAIDGPVVQMTILALAGIALAHEIQKRRISAIEADTPDFLDRMASINEAGVTVVGCLKRLSDADLGRLGDEVARVWRDIRWGSNVDAALARMERRTGAPSVSRAVTLIRNAMAASGDISPVLHIAADEAQEARRLRRERRQEMLTYLVVIYVSFFVFLGIVVALTVSFIPAIEAASQSAGGAAGDIAGVDTGIFGGLQDVDTDAYELLFFHTAAIQGLCSGLVAGQLGEGSVMDGLKHASFLLTVAYVVFAVL; encoded by the coding sequence ATGGCGGTAATTGAACTGCTGTTGGGCTACGGGCCGCTCGTCGCGGTGACCCTGCTCGCGCTGCCGGTCGCGCTCGTGCCCGTGAGCCCCCGGGCGCGCCTGCTCGTCACCCGGCTCTCGCTGCCGATTTTCGGTCAGTACGTCGAGCGGAGCCCGCGTCGCCGCGAGCAGACCGCGCGGATGCGGGCCGCGTTCGTCGGCGAGAGCCACCGGGTGTTCGCCGCCCAGACGCTCTTCATCTCCGGGGTCGCGGGGGTCGCGGGGAGCGTCTACGGCGTCTACCTCGCCGCGGTCGTCCTCCGGTCGCTGGCGATCGAGCCCGAGGCGCTCCGGGCGGCGCTCCCGGAGCCGCTCGCCTTCCTCGGGGCGATCGCCAGCGTCCCGGACCTCTCGTTCCTCCAGCTGTTCGCGCTCTTTCTGGTCGCCAGCGCCACCGTCGGGACGGGCCTCGCGGCGCTGGCGTACTGGGGCCGGTGGGCGTACCTCGACCAGCGGGCGCGGGCCCGGGCGATCGAGATCGACACGTCGCTTCCGGGGACGGTCGCGTTCGTCTACGCGCTCTCGCGGTCGGGGATGCCGTTCCAGGCGGTGCTGCGGACGCTGGCGCGGAACCAAGAGGTCTACGGCGAGTCCGCGCGGGAGCTGGCGGTCACCGTCCGCGACATCGACGCCTTCGGGACGGACATCCTGACGGCGCTGCAGGACACCGCCGAGCGGACCCCGAGCGACGGCCTCGCGGAGTTCACAGAGAACCTCGCGAGCGTGCTCTCCTCGGGCCAGAGCGTCCCGGACTTCCTCCGGGACCAGTACGAGCGGTTCCAGGAGGAAGCAGAGGCCCAACAGCGGCAGTACCTCGAACTGCTCTCGACGTTCGCGGAGGTGTACGTCACGGTGCTCGTCGCCGGGCCGCTGTTCTTCCTCACCGTGCTCGTGGTGATCGGCCTCGTCATCCAGAACACGCTCACGCTGGTCCGGATCGTGAGCTACGTCGCGATCCCGCTCTTGACCTTCGGCTTCGTCGTGTACGTCGACAGCATGACAGAGAGCCTGACGGTCCCGACCCGCGGGAGCGAGGACGCGACGGCGCAGGCCATCGCCTCGGGCTCCCCGACGGAGCGGGGAGCGGGTCGCTGGGAGGCGGTCGGCGAGGGGGCGCGCCGCGGCGACGGCGGGACCGACGTCGGGGCGGACGCCGCGGCGCGGGCGAACTGGGAGCGGCTGGCCGTCTACGACCGGATCGGCGCCCTGCGGCGGACGCTCTCGAACCCCGTCGGGACGGTGCTGGAGTCGCCGGTGTACTCGCTCTTCGTGACCGTGCCGGTCGGGCTCGTCGCGCTCGCGCTGTCGATCGACGGGGCGGTCCGCGAGGCGGTCGCCGCGTTCCAGTCGGGGGCGACGGATCCCGCGGACGCGGTCCTGACGCTCGCGACGGCGATCGACGGGCCGGTCGTGCAGATGACGATCCTCGCGCTCGCGGGGATCGCGCTGGCCCACGAGATCCAAAAGCGCCGCATCAGCGCGATCGAGGCCGACACGCCGGACTTCCTCGACCGGATGGCGAGCATCAACGAGGCGGGCGTCACCGTCGTCGGCTGCCTGAAGCGCCTGTCGGACGCCGACCTCGGACGACTCGGCGACGAGGTCGCGCGCGTCTGGCGGGACATCCGGTGGGGATCGAACGTCGACGCGGCGCTCGCCAGAATGGAGCGGCGGACGGGCGCGCCATCGGTGTCGCGGGCGGTCACGCTCATCCGGAACGCGATGGCCGCGAGCGGCGACATCAGCCCGGTGCTCCACATCGCGGCCGACGAGGCCCAGGAGGCGCGTCGGCTCCGCCGTGAGCGCCGCCAGGAGATGCTGACCTACCTCGTCGTGATCTACGTCTCCTTTTTCGTCTTCCTCGGGATCGTCGTCGCGCTGACGGTCTCGTTCATCCCCGCGATCGAGGCCGCGAGCCAGTCCGCGGGCGGGGCAGCGGGCGACATCGCCGGCGTCGACACCGGGATCTTCGGCGGCCTGCAGGACGTCGACACCGACGCCTACGAACTGCTGTTCTTCCACACGGCGGCGATCCAGGGGCTCTGCTCGGGGCTCGTCGCCGGGCAGCTCGGTGAGGGGAGCGTGATGGACGGCCTGAAGCACGCGAGCTTCCTGCTGACGGTCGCGTACGTCGTGTTCGCGGTCCTGTGA
- a CDS encoding type II/IV secretion system ATPase subunit codes for MAGERFTDDASGGGALDGLQRRIERLIDVLRGSSLDVRPYRPDDGVFASFEPPAGEEVVDRYWVNAPYAYVAITHDDANSEHYYYAVEPDLNDFEAELLSRARVDIRDPLLYRGGNEPTAESTLRAELQTLLEQYGVDVSMRTFHALLYYLSRDFRGFGRIDPLMHDPHIEDVSCDGYDLPIFVYHDEYTDIETNVVFGADDLDDFVIRLAQESGRHISVGDPVVGTTLPDGSRVELALGEEVTPRGSAFTIRKYADEPFTPVDLIDFGTFSVDQMAYLWLCIESNKSLIFAGGTASGKTTSMNAVSMFVPPRAKVLTIEDTRELSLYHDNWLASVTRERLHEGSDIGMYDLLRSALRHRPEFIIVGEVRGEEAVTLFQAMNTGHTTFSTMHADSIETVINRLENEPINVPRAMVQSLDLLCVQTLTRVEGERVRRSKSIGEIGEIDQRTGELDYAKAFSWEPDTDSFRESDSNLLSEIQSERGWSRTERKREMNRRKRFLRLLVDLGVTDYREFTALVNEYYANPERVMERLEGLHDDSEAGDGDVGDVTASVGAEVDDDTGTERTDAGEIETDGGN; via the coding sequence ATGGCCGGGGAGCGCTTCACCGACGACGCCTCCGGCGGCGGGGCGCTCGACGGGCTCCAGCGGCGAATCGAGCGGCTCATCGACGTCTTGCGGGGTTCGTCACTGGACGTGCGCCCGTACCGCCCCGACGACGGCGTCTTCGCGTCGTTCGAGCCCCCCGCGGGAGAGGAGGTCGTCGACCGCTACTGGGTGAACGCGCCGTACGCCTACGTCGCGATCACCCACGACGACGCGAACAGCGAGCACTACTACTACGCGGTCGAGCCCGACCTCAACGACTTCGAGGCCGAACTGCTCTCGCGGGCCCGCGTCGACATCCGCGACCCGCTCCTCTACCGCGGCGGGAACGAACCGACCGCTGAGTCGACGCTCCGCGCGGAGCTGCAGACGCTGCTCGAACAGTACGGCGTCGACGTCTCGATGCGCACGTTCCACGCCCTCCTGTACTACCTCAGCCGCGACTTCCGGGGGTTCGGGCGCATCGATCCGCTGATGCACGACCCCCACATCGAGGACGTCTCCTGCGACGGCTACGACCTGCCGATCTTCGTCTATCACGACGAGTACACAGACATCGAGACGAACGTTGTCTTCGGCGCCGACGACCTCGACGACTTCGTGATCCGGCTCGCCCAGGAGTCGGGCCGCCACATCAGCGTCGGCGATCCCGTCGTCGGGACGACCCTGCCGGACGGCTCGCGGGTCGAACTCGCGCTGGGCGAGGAGGTGACCCCCCGCGGGTCGGCCTTCACGATCCGGAAGTACGCCGACGAGCCGTTTACCCCCGTGGATCTCATCGACTTCGGGACGTTCTCGGTCGACCAGATGGCGTACCTCTGGCTCTGCATCGAGAGCAACAAGAGCCTGATCTTCGCCGGCGGCACGGCCTCGGGGAAGACCACCTCGATGAACGCCGTCTCGATGTTCGTCCCGCCGCGGGCGAAGGTGCTGACCATCGAGGACACCCGCGAGCTGTCGCTGTACCACGACAACTGGCTGGCGTCCGTGACCCGCGAGCGCCTCCACGAGGGGTCCGACATCGGGATGTACGACCTGCTGCGGTCGGCGCTGCGCCACCGCCCGGAGTTCATCATCGTCGGCGAGGTGCGGGGCGAGGAGGCGGTGACGCTGTTCCAGGCGATGAACACCGGCCACACCACGTTCTCGACGATGCACGCCGACAGCATCGAGACGGTGATCAATCGCCTGGAGAACGAGCCGATCAACGTCCCGCGGGCGATGGTCCAGTCGCTCGATCTCCTGTGCGTCCAGACGCTCACGCGGGTCGAGGGCGAGCGCGTGCGGCGGTCGAAGTCGATCGGCGAGATCGGCGAGATCGACCAGCGGACGGGCGAACTCGACTACGCGAAGGCGTTCAGCTGGGAGCCCGACACCGACAGCTTCCGGGAGTCGGACTCGAACCTCCTCTCGGAGATCCAAAGCGAGCGCGGCTGGAGCCGGACCGAGCGCAAGCGGGAGATGAACCGCCGCAAGCGGTTCCTGCGCCTGCTCGTCGACCTCGGCGTCACCGACTACCGGGAGTTCACCGCGCTCGTCAACGAGTACTACGCGAACCCCGAGCGCGTGATGGAGCGGCTGGAGGGCCTCCACGACGACAGCGAGGCCGGCGACGGCGACGTCGGCGACGTCACCGCCAGCGTCGGGGCGGAAGTCGACGATGACACCGGCACCGAACGGACCGACGCCGGGGAGATCGAGACCGATGGCGGTAATTGA
- a CDS encoding DUF7549 family protein: MVWVRSEYAGELAVVSTWLAALIPWNVTYSSDVSGGAVLFVRFPFFQVRYAFGVPLARRVTVSDPLSAIAFQSGQTIQAAYQAWAFGAAVLAVGVLVAVAYYLDEERVESGPVDPVRFLGGVLGLSGLVLAGATYLLVTRGFPGIPLPVGVVFLLVLGGVLLTVERA; the protein is encoded by the coding sequence ATGGTGTGGGTCCGCTCGGAGTACGCGGGGGAGCTGGCGGTCGTCTCGACGTGGCTCGCCGCGCTCATCCCCTGGAACGTGACGTATTCGAGCGACGTCTCCGGCGGCGCGGTGCTGTTCGTGCGCTTCCCGTTCTTCCAGGTCCGGTACGCCTTCGGCGTCCCGCTGGCGCGCCGCGTCACGGTCTCGGATCCGCTCTCGGCGATCGCGTTCCAGTCGGGCCAGACGATCCAGGCGGCCTACCAGGCCTGGGCGTTCGGGGCGGCCGTCCTGGCGGTCGGCGTCCTCGTCGCGGTCGCGTACTACCTCGACGAGGAGCGCGTCGAGTCGGGACCGGTCGACCCCGTCCGCTTCCTCGGGGGGGTGCTCGGGCTCTCGGGGCTCGTCCTCGCGGGCGCGACGTACCTGCTCGTCACCCGCGGCTTCCCCGGGATTCCCCTGCCCGTCGGCGTCGTCTTCCTCCTGGTCCTCGGCGGCGTGTTGCTGACGGTCGAGCGGGCGTGA
- a CDS encoding ornithine cyclodeaminase family protein: MKTLLLNHADVRENAPMAELVPAIEAAFGAYERGDAQMPPKSYIDLPQYNGDFRSMPAYLDAGSWDAAGVKWVNSHPDNPEQFDLPTVLGTMIYTDPETAVPLAILDGRTLTMLRTGAAAAVATDHLAVADASSLGIVGAGAQSYTQLRAISEVRDIETVVISDLDEERVAAFIDEFETDYDVRAGSVAEAAACDVLSTVTPVESPIVSRESVGEHTHINAMGADAAGKHELADGILLDSKLVIDDYEQTTHSGEINVPWSEGVLGDDDIHAALGEIVVGTKAGRVDADGITVFDSTGLAIQDVAAAHVAYEHAEDNDNGYPFDLLGLA, from the coding sequence ATGAAGACGCTCCTGTTGAACCACGCGGATGTCCGCGAGAACGCGCCGATGGCGGAGCTCGTGCCGGCGATCGAGGCGGCGTTCGGGGCGTACGAGCGGGGCGACGCCCAGATGCCCCCGAAGTCCTACATCGACCTCCCGCAGTACAACGGCGACTTCCGGTCGATGCCGGCGTACCTGGACGCCGGATCGTGGGACGCCGCGGGCGTCAAGTGGGTGAACTCCCACCCCGACAATCCGGAGCAGTTCGACCTCCCGACCGTGCTGGGGACGATGATCTACACCGATCCCGAGACGGCCGTGCCCCTCGCGATCCTCGACGGCCGGACGCTGACGATGCTGCGGACCGGCGCGGCCGCGGCGGTCGCGACCGACCACCTCGCCGTCGCGGACGCCTCCTCGCTGGGCATCGTCGGCGCGGGCGCCCAGTCTTACACCCAACTGCGGGCGATTTCCGAGGTGCGGGACATCGAGACGGTCGTGATCTCTGACCTCGACGAGGAGCGCGTCGCGGCCTTCATCGACGAGTTCGAGACCGACTACGACGTCCGCGCGGGATCGGTCGCGGAGGCCGCCGCCTGCGACGTGCTCTCGACGGTCACGCCCGTCGAGTCGCCGATCGTCTCCCGGGAGTCGGTCGGCGAGCACACCCACATCAACGCGATGGGCGCCGACGCGGCCGGCAAGCACGAACTCGCCGACGGGATCCTCCTCGATTCGAAGCTCGTGATCGACGACTACGAGCAGACGACCCACTCCGGCGAGATCAACGTCCCCTGGAGCGAGGGCGTCCTCGGCGACGACGACATCCACGCCGCACTCGGCGAGATCGTCGTCGGAACGAAGGCGGGCCGCGTCGATGCCGACGGGATCACCGTCTTCGACTCGACCGGGCTGGCGATCCAGGACGTCGCCGCCGCCCACGTGGCCTACGAGCACGCGGAGGACAACGACAACGGCTACCCGTTCGACCTCCTCGGGCTGGCGTAG
- the thsB gene encoding thermosome subunit beta, which translates to MIIMGEDAQRVKDKDAQEYNIQAARAVANAVRSTLGPKGMDKMLVDSMGDVTITNDGVTILQEMDIDNPTAEMIVEVAETQEDEAGDGTTTAVAIAGELLKNAEDLLEQDIHPTAIIKGFHLASQEARSQINEVAEGVEPGDSEVLQKVAETSMTGKSSELNKDLLAELVVDTVEAVTVEADDGSYVVDLANVNIETQTGRSTAESELLNGAVIDKDPVQDDMPTEFDEADVLLLDEPIEIEETDVDTQVNVESPDQLQQFLDQEEKQLRQKVDKIVDSGADVVFCQKGIDDLAQHYLSKEGILAVRRTKKSDIAFLRDVVGANVVSDLDSLSSEDLGRASVRRDADDELFYVEGLDEETHGVTLLLRGSTDHVVDEIERGVQDALDVVSTTVSDGRVVAGGGAIEVEVARRLRSYAGSVGGREQLAVEAFADALELVPRVLAENAGLDSIDTLVRLREAHQEDEDTRAGLNVFSGDVEDTFEAGVVEPAQAKEQAIASATEAANLVLKIDDIIAADELSTSGDGDDEGGAPGGGMGGMGGMGGMGGAM; encoded by the coding sequence ATGATCATCATGGGCGAGGACGCCCAGCGCGTCAAGGACAAAGACGCCCAGGAATACAACATCCAGGCCGCTCGGGCCGTCGCGAACGCGGTACGCTCGACACTCGGCCCGAAGGGGATGGACAAGATGCTCGTCGACTCGATGGGCGACGTCACCATCACGAACGACGGCGTCACCATCCTCCAGGAGATGGACATCGATAACCCCACGGCCGAGATGATCGTCGAGGTCGCCGAGACCCAGGAGGACGAGGCCGGCGACGGCACCACCACCGCGGTCGCGATCGCGGGCGAGCTCCTCAAGAACGCCGAGGATCTCCTCGAACAGGACATCCACCCGACGGCGATCATCAAGGGCTTCCACCTCGCGAGCCAGGAGGCCCGCTCCCAGATCAACGAGGTCGCCGAAGGCGTCGAGCCCGGCGACAGCGAGGTGCTCCAGAAGGTCGCCGAGACCTCGATGACCGGCAAGAGCTCCGAGCTCAACAAGGACCTGCTCGCCGAGCTCGTCGTCGACACGGTCGAGGCCGTCACGGTCGAGGCCGACGACGGCTCCTACGTCGTCGACCTGGCGAACGTCAACATCGAGACCCAGACCGGCCGCTCGACCGCCGAGTCCGAGCTCCTCAACGGCGCGGTCATCGACAAGGACCCCGTCCAGGACGACATGCCCACCGAGTTCGACGAGGCCGACGTCCTGCTCCTGGACGAGCCGATCGAGATCGAGGAGACCGACGTCGACACGCAGGTCAACGTCGAGTCCCCCGACCAGCTCCAGCAGTTCCTCGACCAGGAGGAAAAGCAGCTCCGCCAGAAGGTCGACAAGATCGTCGACTCCGGCGCCGACGTCGTCTTCTGCCAGAAGGGCATCGACGACCTCGCCCAGCACTACCTCTCGAAGGAGGGCATCCTCGCCGTGCGCCGGACCAAGAAGTCCGACATCGCGTTCCTGCGCGACGTCGTCGGCGCGAACGTCGTCTCCGACCTCGACAGCCTCTCCAGTGAGGACCTCGGGCGCGCCTCGGTCCGCCGCGACGCCGACGACGAGCTGTTCTACGTCGAGGGCCTCGACGAAGAGACCCACGGCGTGACCCTGCTGCTCCGCGGCTCGACCGACCACGTCGTCGACGAGATCGAGCGCGGCGTCCAGGACGCCCTCGACGTCGTCTCGACGACCGTCTCCGACGGCCGCGTCGTGGCCGGCGGCGGCGCCATCGAGGTCGAGGTCGCGCGTCGCCTCCGCAGCTACGCCGGCTCCGTCGGCGGCCGCGAGCAGCTGGCCGTCGAGGCCTTCGCCGACGCGCTGGAGCTCGTCCCGCGCGTCCTCGCCGAGAACGCCGGCCTCGACTCCATCGACACGCTCGTCCGCCTCCGCGAGGCCCACCAGGAGGACGAGGACACCCGCGCCGGCCTGAACGTCTTCAGCGGCGACGTCGAGGACACCTTCGAGGCCGGCGTCGTCGAGCCGGCCCAGGCGAAGGAACAGGCGATCGCCTCCGCCACCGAGGCCGCGAACCTCGTGCTCAAGATCGACGACATCATCGCCGCCGACGAGCTGAGCACCAGCGGCGACGGCGACGACGAAGGCGGCGCCCCCGGCGGCGGTATGGGTGGCATGGGCGGCATGGGCGGCATGGGCGGCGCGATGTGA